A part of Gambusia affinis linkage group LG19, SWU_Gaff_1.0, whole genome shotgun sequence genomic DNA contains:
- the mmd2a gene encoding monocyte to macrophage differentiation factor 2a isoform X1, which yields MDFKKTKFGRYMNCRVPANKRYQPTEYEHAANCATHAFWILPSMVGGSALYFLSVDKWHRVAALLYGSGLTGLFLTSTLFHTAAWKISHLRKVEERFHMCDRMAIYFFIAASYSPWLMLRELGPWTYHMRWLIWVMACVGSTYVFFFHERYKLGELLGYVTMGAVPALVILSMVDRAGVCELALGGVFYAVGVAFFKSDGLVPFAHAIWHLFVAVGAGVHYYAIWRYLYAAGPQPQTSR from the exons ATGGACTTCAAGAAGACAAAATTTGGAAG GTACATGAACTGCAGGGTGCCGGCCAACAAGAGATACCAGCCCACAGAGTACGAACACGCAGCCAACTGTGCCACACACGCG tttTGGATTCTTCCCAGCATGGTAGGCGGGTCTGCGCTTTACTTCCTGTCTGTGGACAAATGGCACCGGGTCGCCGCCTTGCTCTATGGGAGCGGTCTCACTGGCCTCTTCCTCACCTCGACGCTCTTCCACACGGCTGCCTGGAAGATCAGCCATCTCCG GAAGGTGGAGGAACGTTTCCACATGTGTGACCGGATGGCCATCTACTTCTTCATCGCTGCCTCCTATTCTCCCTG GTTGATGCTGAGGGAGCTGGGACCCTGGACGTACCACATGCGCTGGCTGATCTGGGTCATGGCTTGCGTTGGGTCCACGTACGTCTTTTTTTTCCACGAGAG GTACAAACTGGGAGAGTTGCTGGGATATGTGACAATGGGGGCTGTTCCTGCGCTGGTCATTCTGTCCATG GTGGACCGCGCAGGTGTGTGTGAGCTGGCTCTGGGAGGCGTCTTCTATGCGGTGGGCGTGGCCTTCTTCAAGAGCGACGGGCTCGTCCCGTTCGCCCACGCCATATGGCATCTTTTCGTTGCGGTCGGAGCGGGCGTTCACTACTACGCCATCTGGAGGTACCTGTACGCGGCGGGACCACAGCCGCAGACGTCCAGGTGA
- the mmd2a gene encoding monocyte to macrophage differentiation factor 2a isoform X2: MNCRVPANKRYQPTEYEHAANCATHAFWILPSMVGGSALYFLSVDKWHRVAALLYGSGLTGLFLTSTLFHTAAWKISHLRKVEERFHMCDRMAIYFFIAASYSPWLMLRELGPWTYHMRWLIWVMACVGSTYVFFFHERYKLGELLGYVTMGAVPALVILSMVDRAGVCELALGGVFYAVGVAFFKSDGLVPFAHAIWHLFVAVGAGVHYYAIWRYLYAAGPQPQTSR; this comes from the exons ATGAACTGCAGGGTGCCGGCCAACAAGAGATACCAGCCCACAGAGTACGAACACGCAGCCAACTGTGCCACACACGCG tttTGGATTCTTCCCAGCATGGTAGGCGGGTCTGCGCTTTACTTCCTGTCTGTGGACAAATGGCACCGGGTCGCCGCCTTGCTCTATGGGAGCGGTCTCACTGGCCTCTTCCTCACCTCGACGCTCTTCCACACGGCTGCCTGGAAGATCAGCCATCTCCG GAAGGTGGAGGAACGTTTCCACATGTGTGACCGGATGGCCATCTACTTCTTCATCGCTGCCTCCTATTCTCCCTG GTTGATGCTGAGGGAGCTGGGACCCTGGACGTACCACATGCGCTGGCTGATCTGGGTCATGGCTTGCGTTGGGTCCACGTACGTCTTTTTTTTCCACGAGAG GTACAAACTGGGAGAGTTGCTGGGATATGTGACAATGGGGGCTGTTCCTGCGCTGGTCATTCTGTCCATG GTGGACCGCGCAGGTGTGTGTGAGCTGGCTCTGGGAGGCGTCTTCTATGCGGTGGGCGTGGCCTTCTTCAAGAGCGACGGGCTCGTCCCGTTCGCCCACGCCATATGGCATCTTTTCGTTGCGGTCGGAGCGGGCGTTCACTACTACGCCATCTGGAGGTACCTGTACGCGGCGGGACCACAGCCGCAGACGTCCAGGTGA
- the mmd2a gene encoding monocyte to macrophage differentiation factor 2a isoform X3 produces the protein MVGGSALYFLSVDKWHRVAALLYGSGLTGLFLTSTLFHTAAWKISHLRKVEERFHMCDRMAIYFFIAASYSPWLMLRELGPWTYHMRWLIWVMACVGSTYVFFFHERYKLGELLGYVTMGAVPALVILSMVDRAGVCELALGGVFYAVGVAFFKSDGLVPFAHAIWHLFVAVGAGVHYYAIWRYLYAAGPQPQTSR, from the exons ATGGTAGGCGGGTCTGCGCTTTACTTCCTGTCTGTGGACAAATGGCACCGGGTCGCCGCCTTGCTCTATGGGAGCGGTCTCACTGGCCTCTTCCTCACCTCGACGCTCTTCCACACGGCTGCCTGGAAGATCAGCCATCTCCG GAAGGTGGAGGAACGTTTCCACATGTGTGACCGGATGGCCATCTACTTCTTCATCGCTGCCTCCTATTCTCCCTG GTTGATGCTGAGGGAGCTGGGACCCTGGACGTACCACATGCGCTGGCTGATCTGGGTCATGGCTTGCGTTGGGTCCACGTACGTCTTTTTTTTCCACGAGAG GTACAAACTGGGAGAGTTGCTGGGATATGTGACAATGGGGGCTGTTCCTGCGCTGGTCATTCTGTCCATG GTGGACCGCGCAGGTGTGTGTGAGCTGGCTCTGGGAGGCGTCTTCTATGCGGTGGGCGTGGCCTTCTTCAAGAGCGACGGGCTCGTCCCGTTCGCCCACGCCATATGGCATCTTTTCGTTGCGGTCGGAGCGGGCGTTCACTACTACGCCATCTGGAGGTACCTGTACGCGGCGGGACCACAGCCGCAGACGTCCAGGTGA